Part of the Lucilia cuprina isolate Lc7/37 chromosome 5, ASM2204524v1, whole genome shotgun sequence genome is shown below.
gaagattttatttataaattcaattggtgttaaatatttaatttgcttGCTGTGGCACTGTTCGAATTCTCATTTGAATTATAGAACTGAGACAAGATCAGTCCTGTTCATcagttctttttttagaaaataaaaaactcagAATACATTTTGTTGAAGAATTAGTTTATGTAAATGGACAATTTccctttttaataatatgttgttTACATTCATTTGAGCTTTATGATTCAGACAAGATAATATTTGATCATCTGTATTATAAATTCGCTATTTTAacgaaattaaaactaattcatTTCAATTAAACCGGAAATCTATATGCataaagtgaaattaaaatttatttaaagacgCTTGAGTTGAATgatttatgcttaaaaaatGTACAACAAATAACACGCCCAAACAGtaaattccaataaaattttaacaaatttaacattaaattatgaaaacatgcgttacatttaaaaatcaaatgacggaattaaaaaaagaactaagtgctaattaagtaaaaaaatgtaaatacttTTACTTATAACAAAtcacaaatgcaaaaaaataaaataaatattatatttactcTCTTTTCTTAAAGGTAAAAACCCTGAAATTTTATAAGATATGCCATCAAGGGAAAGTTtgtgagaaagaaaaaaaaccgaaaataaACAAACCATAAAACCAATAACAGAACGTGGATCTGATAACAGCAAAGTACAACAATAACTAAATTAGTTAAACAAAACTAGATTAAAatgaataaacataaaatacccAAATTAGTCTTAGGACTAACTATATTAAGTTTATTCACAAACCAAGTCACTTTAGCACAAGATGAATCTTTGGCAGGCAGTTTCCTATCAGGTCTTTTAGATACTATTACCAGTACTGCAGATTCGAAAGATTGTCCTGGTGTTTGTGTGCATACATTGGCTACGTTGATATGTTATGAGGTATTAGATGATATACCCTGTCCCTCGGCTAGTATGAAATGTTGTATTGAAAGTGCTCCTACGAAAAATGTCACAGCACATCATACTACTAGCAGCACATCAACGACAACTACTACCACAACTACCACCTCGACTAGGAAGCCAACAACAACATCGGCTAAGCCTAAACCTAAAACTACTACGACTACTACTCCTAAGCCAAAGACAACACAAAAGAAGCCCACTACCACTACCAAGACTACGACTAAGAAACCGGTAACCACATCAACTACAGCAGCCTCCAAGAAGTCGGAGAAAGTAAAGGATGCTGATGATAAGATAAGTAAGTTGTTAAAGCAAATTAGAAGCAATTCTTGTTTATATCTCTAAGTCGTTTAATTTCTCTCTTCTTTTTCAGATGAAAACTGTAAAGGTGTTTGTGTAGCCGATCGTATTGCCGAATACTGTGAAGCCTATTTGACCAGTGATGGTTTATGTAAAGAAGGCACTAAGTGCTGTGTCTCCTTAGATGACTATTCCAACACAAAATTGCCCAAAGATATCTATATACCAGCTAGTGAGTACAAAACcaataaaactaaagaattCTTTCTATAACCTCCCCTCATCCCCCCTCTTCTAGAACACATGGCCAATCTTAATAATCagcaaaacaaaacgaaaaccgCCTCCGCTACGAAAATAGCTAGTGGCACAAAAACCTCACATAGCAGTACTAgcacaacaacgacaacaacaacttcTACAACTCCCGAACCAGCAAGAACTAAAATCATTAGCAGCAGTTCCAATCAAAATAAACCGGTAAAACATAAAAAGACACCAACAGCTCATACGACTACTACAACAACACCCGAACCCATTGAAGAGGAGGAAGAAACTGAAGAGCAGCAGGATGAAGATGAAAATGATAAGAATGAGaatgaaaaaactgaaaatacaaATGGACAAGTTTTAAAGGAATGTGAGGGAGAATGTATGAATGGTATATTGGCCATATTCTGTGATGATATCGACTCGGAAGCTTTCTGTCCTAATGAAGGTAGTTGCTGTATAACCGGACAACAACAACAGTCTGTTACCTCACCAgccattaaaaataatccaacTAAAGCTCCCGTAAAAAATCATCCCAAGCCAACACATAAACCACAAAAAACACAACCTCCTCAACAGCCACCTTCCTCATCGTCAAGTCAAACGGGAGGCAATGATTTGTTCTCACAGATTCTCTCATTTGCTGAAAATACCCTTAGTGGAGGTAATGGTCCAGCTCAGCAGCCTGCTCCTCAAGCTCCACCCAAAATACCCAGATGTCCTGGTTTTTGTTTACTCAATATAATGGCTGCTTTCTGTGAAAGACCTTCAGTGTTGATATCGGGACCCACAACTTGTGCAAAGGGATCCGTCTGCTGTGATAACTCACGGGCTGGTTCACCTAGACCACCACCACAAAATAGACAACCACCTTCATCACCACAACCTCCACCAACACAAGCTCCCTATGTTATTGCCAACACACCATCTCCAGATCCTCGTGAAGAGTGTCCCGGTTCTTGTATAGTTAGTTTGTTAAGTTTTACCTGTTTCAAAAATGCCGAAATGACGGATCTATTCAAATGTAAACGTTCGGGTCAGACTTGTTGTGCTCCAAAGAGTAAGATTTTGGAAAAACAACAATTCCAAACACGCAACGATACTTCCTACGCCCATTATCCACCACCGCCACCACAATTGGGTGTCCAACAATATCCACCACAATCGGCTTATCCACCACCTCCACCTCAGGCTTATATGCCAACACAGCCACCACAATTCAGTCATCATTATCCACCACCACCTCCACCTATGCAAGTGcctcaacagcaacaaccaaaTTATGATTACTCCATCTATGGACCCAGTATTGGTAAGTTCTCTTtatcaaaaaaaacttaaaggaaaaaatatcatattttccCTCTTTACAGTGTCTCACCAACAAGGTTtaccgccaccaccaccacaaCTGCAACCTCAACATTTGGCACC
Proteins encoded:
- the LOC111683441 gene encoding protein masquerade yields the protein MNKHKIPKLVLGLTILSLFTNQVTLAQDESLAGSFLSGLLDTITSTADSKDCPGVCVHTLATLICYEVLDDIPCPSASMKCCIESAPTKNVTAHHTTSSTSTTTTTTTTTSTRKPTTTSAKPKPKTTTTTTPKPKTTQKKPTTTTKTTTKKPVTTSTTAASKKSEKVKDADDKINENCKGVCVADRIAEYCEAYLTSDGLCKEGTKCCVSLDDYSNTKLPKDIYIPAKHMANLNNQQNKTKTASATKIASGTKTSHSSTSTTTTTTTSTTPEPARTKIISSSSNQNKPVKHKKTPTAHTTTTTTPEPIEEEEETEEQQDEDENDKNENEKTENTNGQVLKECEGECMNGILAIFCDDIDSEAFCPNEGSCCITGQQQQSVTSPAIKNNPTKAPVKNHPKPTHKPQKTQPPQQPPSSSSSQTGGNDLFSQILSFAENTLSGGNGPAQQPAPQAPPKIPRCPGFCLLNIMAAFCERPSVLISGPTTCAKGSVCCDNSRAGSPRPPPQNRQPPSSPQPPPTQAPYVIANTPSPDPREECPGSCIVSLLSFTCFKNAEMTDLFKCKRSGQTCCAPKSKILEKQQFQTRNDTSYAHYPPPPPQLGVQQYPPQSAYPPPPPQAYMPTQPPQFSHHYPPPPPPMQVPQQQQPNYDYSIYGPSIVSHQQGLPPPPPQLQPQHLAPPPHTTTPPTTTSTTTTTARPHVYSKYVCGVKGTLRSGRALSSTPALSLVSYVRGKYGVHRQSRQLSESYGIPVGVQKSSERLILGSDIVPIQIHNDKLGDLIQNDATNFNQVRSYQDDAPSTIVMAKSYYDTFNVTSRRRARVVGGEDGDNGEWCWQVALINSMNQYLCGAALIGTQWVLTAAHCVTK